From Cecembia calidifontis, one genomic window encodes:
- a CDS encoding RNA polymerase sigma factor, with translation MTINPKKPSSPASLSLKYSEVIRIYGEKSDIEIWEAFDHGDELAFNYLYRTFVPILFRYGIQLAKEEALVQDSIQNIFIYLRSKRGSLSKVNSIKAYLIKSLNRELLNKISKSKRVEYKDIDDLKDSFLIDVSCESKMIEFESSKETKKKLEVALNQLTPKQRLAILLLYEEGLNYQQIAEILEFKEVKSARKLVYRALNNLKSILINKH, from the coding sequence ATGACCATCAACCCAAAAAAACCGTCTTCTCCAGCCAGTTTGTCTTTGAAGTATTCTGAGGTGATCAGAATCTATGGTGAAAAGTCTGACATAGAAATATGGGAAGCTTTTGACCATGGTGATGAATTGGCATTTAATTATTTATATCGAACATTTGTTCCTATACTGTTTAGGTATGGAATTCAGTTGGCTAAAGAAGAAGCTCTTGTTCAAGACAGCATTCAAAACATTTTTATTTATCTAAGAAGTAAACGCGGATCGCTTTCGAAGGTCAACTCCATAAAAGCTTACTTAATAAAATCTTTAAATAGGGAATTGTTGAATAAGATTTCCAAGTCAAAACGAGTTGAATATAAAGATATTGATGATTTAAAAGATAGTTTCTTAATAGATGTATCATGCGAATCCAAAATGATAGAATTTGAATCCTCAAAAGAGACTAAAAAGAAACTAGAGGTGGCGTTGAATCAATTAACTCCCAAACAAAGATTGGCAATTCTTTTATTGTATGAGGAGGGCTTGAATTATCAACAGATCGCAGAGATTCTTGAATTTAAAGAGGTTAAATCAGCTCGTAAATTAGTTTATAGGGCATTGAATAATTTAAAAAGTATTTTAATCAATAAACATTAG
- a CDS encoding FecR family protein, giving the protein MKYEDFNIEDFLKDEFFIHWVTFGDENTVHFWEKWIQQHSEKREIVYLAADIIRSIGYKNKVELNDKLYLETFENILIAEKEEKIVETKKYWWENLFQIRNIAAVFLVSLLFWLSWNVLKSPIKPEIKEVASSEWVTKIVPTGKKSIVTLSDGTKIFLNSKSELSFPKNFSDTLRTVTIKGEAFFEVKKENRLFIVQANGIKINVLGTSFNVREMEDGQLSVALVSGKVRVNDDSGNQVNLNPNEKLVLKENGPFIKTGFDSLEEFGWKSKYLIFKKDNFNSVKKKLENWYGIDVEIKGKVNPNWTYSGIYQDEMLENVLKGIKHTSGINYSIKNKKVIISNIK; this is encoded by the coding sequence ATGAAATACGAAGATTTTAATATTGAAGATTTCTTGAAAGATGAGTTCTTCATCCATTGGGTAACTTTTGGAGATGAAAATACAGTACATTTTTGGGAAAAGTGGATTCAACAACATTCTGAAAAAAGAGAGATTGTTTACTTGGCTGCAGACATAATTAGATCTATTGGATATAAAAATAAAGTTGAATTAAACGATAAACTTTATCTTGAAACTTTTGAAAACATATTAATTGCTGAAAAAGAAGAAAAGATAGTAGAAACAAAAAAATATTGGTGGGAGAACTTATTTCAGATAAGGAATATTGCGGCTGTCTTTTTGGTTAGTTTACTCTTTTGGCTTTCTTGGAATGTTTTAAAAAGTCCAATAAAACCCGAAATAAAGGAAGTCGCTTCCTCAGAATGGGTTACCAAAATTGTTCCAACAGGGAAAAAATCAATTGTTACGCTTTCTGACGGAACAAAGATCTTTTTGAACTCAAAAAGTGAATTGTCTTTTCCTAAAAATTTTTCAGATACTTTGCGGACTGTCACTATTAAGGGCGAAGCATTTTTTGAGGTTAAAAAAGAAAACAGGCTTTTCATTGTTCAGGCAAATGGAATAAAAATTAATGTTTTGGGCACTTCATTTAATGTTAGAGAAATGGAAGATGGCCAATTGTCGGTTGCTTTGGTTAGTGGTAAAGTTCGAGTTAATGATGACTCTGGTAATCAAGTTAATTTAAATCCAAATGAGAAGTTGGTTTTAAAGGAAAATGGCCCATTTATAAAAACAGGTTTTGATTCACTAGAAGAGTTCGGATGGAAAAGTAAATATTTGATTTTTAAGAAGGATAACTTCAATTCTGTAAAGAAAAAACTTGAAAATTGGTATGGGATTGATGTCGAGATAAAAGGCAAGGTTAATCCTAACTGGACTTATTCTGGGATCTATCAAGACGAAATGCTTGAAAATGTACTTAAAGGGATTAAGCATACTTCAGGAATAAACTATTCGATAAAGAATAAAAAGGTAATCATTTCTAATATCAAATGA
- a CDS encoding SusC/RagA family TonB-linked outer membrane protein gives MKKKLLRQLIMLSKRLLYGFIIQLFICTVLFAGTSNAQRKTIEEVKITLSLKEQPIKKAFQEIEKSTEFRFTYNDNLIDVNFPITIETKNKPVIEALEIISRQSTLQFVQINGNIHVKPGVNINNKDRVVIKDETLFKVITGIVVDDEGEPLPGVSILIEGTTNGTVTDIDGKFSIDVPEGSFLVFSFIGFETKRVQVTSSYVYNITMNTDLKSLGEVIVVGYGEQRKETITGSVATVKGDELVKSPAMNLTNSIAGRMAGVVAVNRSGEPGFDGSAIRIRGSNTLGNNDALIVIDGIPARAGGIERLNPNDIESISVLKDAAAAIYGARAANGVILVTTKRGQSGKPELSYQFNQGFAQPTVIPALANAAQYGQMLNDLSVYELPVSEWQAATNAFRNDGVFTRPNGQVRTAPFSPEALEMHRLGTDPWNYPDTDWFGATLKPWSPQVRHNLQLNGGNENVRYLASLGYQNQDAYYRRSATGYEQYDMRINLDAKINEFVDVQVGVLGRREYRFFPTRSAGAIFRMLMRGKPHEPAFWPDGRPGPDIENGENPVVITTNATGYDRDTRDYFQTNGVLNVKIPWIEGLKFTGTASADNLSRFVKRWETPWILYQRGNGFEADGVTPILVPTERGPAEPRLRQSNNNQLNILLGGVFTYDKKLGDHGLQLLAGTNKETVRGDDFWAYRRFFISTAIDQMFAGGDDEKDNGGGAFAQARLNYFGRVAYNFKEKYLLEFLWRYDGSYIFPRETRFGFFPGVMAGWVVSEENFWKNKFNNFDFFKIRGSWGQMGNDQIFFDGVFQEFQYLSTYGFRSHVLEGQEVKTLFETRVPNNMITWEVANNSNLGFEGQLYQGKIFFEFDLFYNKRTNILWRKNASVPQSTGIASLLPAENIGEVENKGFDINLGYRGQKGGFRYSVSVNGGYAKNNILFWDEPPGAPEWQRSTGRPIGSPGPIYVYNGVFRDQADIDRNTLDYSAITNELRPGDMKFKDIDGDGAITPLDRIRLDKNDIPRFQGGMNLTASWKNFDLAVLFQGAAGAIALVSAGESGNIGNYLLTFYENRWTVDNPSSVHPRIANRSDQYFSSGNTYWYRSTDYIRLKNLEFGYTLPLELTNRLGMNNVRFYVNGLNLLTWDKLKVYDPESNNATGQYYPQARIINGGFSVTF, from the coding sequence ATGAAAAAAAAACTACTTCGACAACTTATTATGCTGTCAAAAAGATTATTGTATGGTTTTATAATTCAGCTATTTATCTGCACTGTTCTTTTTGCGGGTACTAGTAATGCACAAAGGAAAACCATTGAAGAAGTTAAAATTACGCTTAGTTTGAAAGAACAACCTATTAAAAAAGCTTTTCAAGAAATAGAAAAAAGTACCGAGTTCAGATTTACATATAATGATAACCTAATTGATGTAAACTTCCCAATTACTATCGAGACAAAAAACAAACCGGTTATTGAGGCATTAGAGATCATTTCAAGACAAAGTACTTTGCAGTTTGTTCAGATAAATGGTAACATCCATGTAAAACCTGGAGTGAATATTAATAATAAGGATAGAGTTGTAATTAAGGATGAAACTTTATTTAAGGTAATAACCGGAATTGTTGTTGATGATGAAGGAGAACCTTTACCTGGTGTGTCAATTTTAATTGAAGGAACTACAAACGGGACTGTTACTGATATTGATGGGAAGTTTTCAATTGATGTTCCAGAGGGATCTTTTTTAGTTTTTTCATTCATAGGGTTTGAAACAAAAAGAGTACAGGTTACTTCAAGCTACGTTTACAATATTACGATGAATACAGACCTTAAATCTTTAGGGGAAGTAATTGTTGTTGGTTATGGCGAGCAAAGAAAAGAAACAATTACCGGTTCTGTAGCAACTGTCAAAGGAGATGAATTAGTAAAGTCTCCGGCAATGAACCTTACAAATTCCATAGCAGGAAGAATGGCTGGAGTTGTTGCTGTGAATAGAAGTGGAGAACCTGGTTTTGATGGTTCTGCAATTAGGATTAGGGGATCAAATACACTTGGGAATAATGATGCTTTAATAGTTATTGACGGTATTCCAGCCAGAGCGGGGGGAATAGAAAGACTTAACCCTAATGATATAGAGTCTATTTCGGTTTTAAAGGATGCGGCTGCTGCAATTTATGGAGCCAGGGCGGCGAATGGAGTTATTTTGGTAACAACAAAAAGAGGGCAGTCAGGGAAACCAGAACTTTCCTATCAGTTTAATCAAGGTTTTGCCCAACCTACAGTTATTCCTGCGTTGGCTAATGCAGCTCAATATGGACAAATGTTAAATGATTTAAGTGTCTATGAATTGCCTGTATCTGAATGGCAGGCAGCCACAAATGCATTCAGGAATGATGGTGTCTTTACAAGACCTAATGGTCAGGTAAGGACTGCTCCATTTAGTCCCGAGGCATTAGAAATGCACAGGCTTGGGACAGACCCTTGGAATTACCCAGACACGGATTGGTTTGGGGCCACTTTGAAGCCTTGGTCACCACAAGTCAGGCATAATTTGCAATTGAATGGAGGTAATGAAAACGTTAGATATCTTGCTTCTCTGGGATATCAAAATCAAGATGCATACTACAGGAGATCGGCAACAGGATATGAACAATATGATATGAGGATTAATCTTGATGCTAAAATAAATGAGTTTGTTGATGTTCAAGTTGGTGTATTGGGAAGAAGAGAATACAGGTTCTTTCCAACAAGAAGTGCAGGAGCAATATTTAGGATGCTTATGAGAGGAAAACCCCATGAGCCAGCTTTTTGGCCTGATGGAAGGCCTGGACCTGATATTGAGAATGGAGAGAACCCAGTAGTAATAACAACCAATGCCACAGGTTATGATAGAGATACTAGGGATTATTTTCAAACCAATGGTGTTTTAAATGTAAAAATTCCCTGGATTGAAGGATTAAAATTTACAGGAACTGCATCAGCAGACAATTTGAGCAGATTTGTTAAGAGGTGGGAGACACCTTGGATTTTATATCAAAGAGGGAATGGTTTTGAAGCTGATGGAGTAACGCCTATTCTTGTTCCGACAGAAAGAGGGCCTGCTGAACCAAGGTTAAGACAATCAAACAATAATCAGTTAAATATTTTGTTAGGGGGTGTCTTTACTTATGACAAAAAACTTGGGGATCATGGATTACAACTTTTAGCAGGTACAAATAAAGAGACTGTGAGAGGAGATGATTTTTGGGCCTATAGAAGGTTTTTCATTTCAACAGCCATTGATCAAATGTTTGCTGGAGGAGATGATGAAAAAGACAATGGGGGAGGTGCTTTTGCACAGGCACGTCTTAACTATTTTGGTAGAGTAGCTTATAATTTCAAGGAAAAATACCTTCTCGAGTTCCTATGGAGATACGATGGTTCATATATTTTCCCAAGAGAAACAAGGTTTGGATTTTTCCCAGGTGTAATGGCTGGTTGGGTTGTTTCTGAGGAAAATTTTTGGAAAAATAAATTTAACAATTTTGATTTCTTTAAAATTAGAGGGTCTTGGGGTCAAATGGGTAATGATCAAATATTTTTCGATGGAGTATTCCAAGAATTCCAATACCTATCAACATATGGTTTCAGAAGCCATGTTTTAGAAGGACAAGAGGTAAAAACTTTATTTGAAACAAGAGTGCCCAATAATATGATTACTTGGGAGGTTGCAAATAATTCTAATTTGGGCTTTGAGGGGCAATTGTATCAAGGTAAAATTTTCTTCGAGTTTGATTTGTTTTACAATAAAAGGACAAATATTCTTTGGAGGAAAAATGCTTCCGTTCCCCAAAGTACTGGTATAGCCTCTTTACTTCCCGCTGAAAATATAGGAGAGGTTGAGAATAAGGGTTTTGATATCAATTTAGGTTATAGAGGTCAGAAGGGAGGATTTAGATATTCTGTTAGTGTTAATGGAGGGTATGCTAAAAACAATATACTTTTTTGGGATGAGCCACCTGGTGCCCCAGAATGGCAGCGTTCAACTGGAAGACCAATTGGCTCTCCAGGTCCAATTTATGTTTACAATGGGGTATTTAGAGACCAAGCAGATATCGATAGGAATACTTTAGATTATTCTGCTATCACCAATGAATTACGACCTGGTGATATGAAGTTTAAAGATATAGATGGTGATGGGGCTATCACGCCTTTAGATAGAATAAGGTTGGATAAAAATGATATTCCAAGATTCCAAGGAGGTATGAATTTAACTGCCAGTTGGAAAAACTTTGATTTAGCTGTCTTATTCCAAGGTGCTGCAGGAGCAATAGCTCTTGTAAGTGCAGGTGAATCAGGAAATATTGGGAATTATCTTTTAACTTTTTATGAAAACCGGTGGACCGTTGATAATCCAAGCAGCGTCCATCCAAGAATTGCAAATAGAAGTGATCAATACTTCTCATCAGGAAATACTTATTGGTATAGAAGTACTGATTACATAAGGCTTAAAAACTTAGAGTTTGGATATACACTTCCATTAGAGCTTACCAATAGATTGGGTATGAACAACGTAAGGTTTTATGTAAATGGGTTGAATTTGCTCACTTGGGATAAGTTGAAAGTATATGATCCTGAATCCAATAATGCTACTGGACAGTATTATCCTCAAGCTAGAATAATAAACGGTGGTTTTTCAGTTACATTCTAA
- a CDS encoding RagB/SusD family nutrient uptake outer membrane protein: protein MKKIKSIIAVIVTVFLLSCNDSFLDINPLGEVSESAVWNDAGLAEAFVTDIYGGLVWGGFNEQALASLTDEAIFTHPGRNINTVTEARSNPQNPGWIDDSRGWLNLYNRLRATNIAIENLTEPKFDNSTGIADRLLGEALFMRAYFHHQLLRNYGAFPIADRTITLSDESFEKARNTFEECVDFIIADLDRAAQLLAGLNLQRGRANQVAALALKSRVLLYAASDLHDIPTASSKSSIISGYNHKELIGYTSGNRIERWQKAKNAAKAALDLQPGNMLNLAAPLDPQTATQVYINNSISRNGGENEMIFGRYYLNSKPEWGGRQGLFNGPNGYNNWAGNTPMSLLVDDYQMLDGSKFDWSNPEHSSKPYEGRDPRFYGTFLYDGAQWKPRSPANQARDPLGQIQTGTYEVTNASGQRVTHFGLDTRNSPIEDWNGTFTGYYVRKFIEPDPNHVDQNTWQEIPWPAIRVTEVVLNYVEACIELGEFEEARNWLNKVRFRAGMPAITSSGDQLRLDYRNERRVEMAYEEQRYYDARRWMIAPETLGRKANGIQIRGTLKPGRVNNLYRYDPELYDYTYTLIEIDPGKENRMWLDKMYWMPISFDEMNRNSLLIQNPGY, encoded by the coding sequence ATGAAAAAAATAAAATCAATAATTGCGGTTATAGTTACAGTTTTTTTGCTGAGCTGTAATGATAGTTTTTTGGATATTAACCCACTTGGAGAAGTTTCCGAATCAGCAGTTTGGAATGATGCAGGACTTGCAGAAGCCTTTGTAACTGATATTTATGGAGGGCTTGTTTGGGGCGGATTTAATGAACAAGCACTTGCATCTTTGACAGATGAGGCCATTTTCACTCATCCAGGCAGGAATATTAACACTGTAACTGAGGCACGATCAAACCCTCAAAACCCTGGATGGATTGATGACTCAAGGGGTTGGTTAAATCTATATAATAGATTAAGAGCAACCAATATTGCTATAGAGAATTTAACTGAGCCAAAATTTGACAATTCAACTGGTATTGCGGATAGGCTTTTAGGCGAGGCTCTGTTCATGAGAGCATATTTCCATCACCAATTGCTGAGAAATTATGGTGCTTTTCCAATTGCTGATAGGACTATTACTTTAAGTGATGAGTCTTTTGAGAAGGCTAGAAACACATTTGAAGAATGCGTAGATTTCATTATTGCTGATTTAGATCGAGCGGCTCAATTGTTGGCGGGCCTAAATCTCCAAAGAGGCCGTGCTAATCAGGTAGCAGCTTTAGCCTTGAAATCACGGGTATTGTTATATGCAGCAAGTGATTTGCATGATATTCCTACTGCATCTTCAAAGTCTTCAATTATATCTGGTTATAACCATAAAGAGTTAATTGGCTATACTTCTGGAAATAGAATAGAAAGATGGCAAAAAGCAAAAAATGCCGCAAAAGCTGCACTTGATCTTCAACCTGGAAATATGCTCAATTTGGCTGCTCCTTTGGATCCGCAAACTGCAACTCAGGTTTATATCAATAATTCGATTTCCAGAAATGGTGGTGAAAATGAAATGATCTTTGGAAGATATTATCTTAATTCAAAACCAGAATGGGGAGGAAGGCAAGGGTTGTTTAATGGACCCAATGGATATAATAATTGGGCAGGGAATACTCCAATGTCCTTACTAGTAGATGATTATCAAATGCTTGATGGAAGCAAATTTGACTGGTCTAACCCGGAGCATTCTTCAAAGCCATATGAAGGTAGAGATCCAAGATTTTATGGTACATTTTTGTATGATGGAGCACAATGGAAACCAAGATCTCCTGCAAATCAAGCGAGGGATCCTTTAGGTCAGATTCAAACTGGTACTTATGAAGTTACCAATGCTTCTGGCCAAAGAGTGACTCATTTCGGATTGGATACTAGAAACAGTCCAATTGAAGATTGGAATGGGACATTTACTGGTTATTATGTAAGGAAATTTATAGAGCCAGACCCCAACCATGTTGATCAAAATACGTGGCAGGAAATTCCTTGGCCAGCTATTCGTGTGACGGAAGTAGTACTAAATTATGTTGAAGCCTGTATTGAATTAGGTGAGTTTGAAGAAGCAAGAAATTGGCTTAATAAGGTAAGGTTCAGAGCAGGTATGCCAGCAATAACTTCCTCAGGAGATCAATTAAGATTAGATTACCGCAATGAAAGAAGAGTTGAAATGGCTTATGAGGAACAGAGATATTATGATGCAAGAAGATGGATGATAGCTCCTGAGACTTTGGGAAGAAAAGCCAATGGTATTCAAATTAGAGGGACTTTAAAACCTGGTAGGGTAAATAATTTATATAGATATGATCCTGAATTATATGATTACACTTATACGCTAATAGAAATTGATCCGGGGAAAGAAAACAGAATGTGGCTTGATAAAATGTATTGGATGCCTATCAGTTTCGATGAAATGAACAGGAATTCATTACTTATTCAAAATCCGGGATATTAA
- a CDS encoding YCF48-related protein — protein sequence MRKHLYLLFLAVLFFGIAEAQTWRRLGGWGNQYTGIVWVNEEVGYISGNQIILKSIDGGLSWVEQQAPLKTRMLAVDFFNENIGMMVGENGHIFRTNNGGNTWELLNIGSNVRLNKIKYVTQTRIYIVADNGEVYRSSDSGNSWLRQSVGTVADLRSLYFVNADTGYISSANGEIIRTFNGGNSWNLRTTGQNQGLNDVYFVNGLLGYAVGNRGTILRTTDAGITWTQITSGTERNLLSVSFSRANTNIGVITGENATILRTTNAGLNFGGINVNNQETYSDIAFRTNSNVVFSTGTNGFLLSSANAGASWTLRLSGREVDYTATEFKTDRIGYITGENGRFFFTNNGGTTFNDRSRPVSNKFNHLFFTTNALGYVCGDGGILLRTTNSGTNWTSLNPGTTENLNGLFFFNNNLGYLVGDKGFLARTADGGVNWEKVDLGTNTVNFQRLAFFDQESGILIGSNGYVSILENEVWRQIPLPSTVRFTDISILDETSAVIVGQSGTAFKTTDKGSTWASLNLPFSENLSAVEFLDEEVGFIAGERGLISQTKDGGVSWEKFITATFQDFSGLSFGTLSNGFAVGENGTFFTYDCQVPEQPTLIFGESNVCLSTQTYTVQEVLGLDMEFEWRVDGGRIIEGQGTSRIVVEWEIPGRNAVLVRGKNFCGNSGTTGLEVIVSTTPRQINTILGEGAVCIGTSEAYSVDAVLGTVFVWEVNGGNILEGQGTNRILVQWSNTGNRTVRVTPNNPCGTGPSTTKEILVTTPPAQPSPISGPERVGLTEEIYSVNNVPEVNFQWTISGQGGRIISGQGTHRVTIRWEREGDFTLKVTPMNGCNEGEASEISVNVNIITSIEREREGIHKINIYPNPSQGDFTLDLAGTGHVQQIRIINAYGQELNSVRPENGLNQYQFRNLPKGLYTVLIQTREKEYAHKVLVR from the coding sequence ATGAGGAAACATTTATACCTTTTATTTTTAGCTGTTTTATTTTTTGGAATTGCAGAAGCCCAAACCTGGAGAAGATTAGGAGGTTGGGGCAATCAATACACCGGAATTGTATGGGTCAATGAAGAGGTGGGGTACATCTCAGGCAATCAGATCATTTTAAAAAGCATTGATGGAGGCCTCAGCTGGGTGGAACAACAAGCCCCTCTAAAAACAAGAATGTTGGCAGTAGATTTTTTCAATGAAAACATTGGAATGATGGTAGGTGAAAATGGCCATATTTTCAGGACAAACAATGGGGGAAATACATGGGAATTGTTGAACATTGGGAGTAATGTACGCTTAAATAAAATTAAGTATGTCACACAAACGCGGATTTACATTGTTGCAGATAACGGAGAGGTGTACCGCTCCTCGGATTCCGGAAATTCTTGGCTGAGGCAAAGTGTAGGAACAGTTGCCGACCTCCGGAGCCTTTACTTTGTCAATGCTGACACCGGCTATATCAGTTCAGCCAATGGAGAAATTATCAGGACTTTTAACGGAGGTAACAGTTGGAACCTGAGAACTACCGGTCAGAATCAAGGTCTAAACGATGTGTATTTTGTCAATGGACTTTTAGGCTATGCCGTGGGAAACAGGGGCACCATACTCCGAACCACCGATGCCGGAATTACATGGACGCAGATTACATCCGGAACCGAGAGAAATCTTCTGTCGGTCAGTTTCAGTAGGGCCAATACCAATATCGGAGTAATCACCGGAGAAAACGCTACTATCCTCAGGACAACAAATGCCGGACTAAACTTTGGAGGCATCAATGTCAATAACCAGGAGACCTATTCGGATATTGCTTTCCGGACCAATTCCAATGTGGTATTTAGTACCGGCACCAACGGCTTTTTGCTATCTTCTGCCAATGCAGGAGCAAGCTGGACACTGAGACTTTCAGGACGTGAAGTAGACTACACCGCAACAGAATTCAAAACTGACAGAATTGGATACATCACGGGTGAAAATGGCAGATTTTTCTTTACAAATAATGGAGGAACCACATTCAATGACAGGTCCAGGCCTGTTTCCAATAAATTCAATCACCTGTTTTTTACCACAAATGCACTTGGGTATGTCTGTGGGGACGGCGGCATCCTTTTAAGAACCACAAATTCCGGAACCAACTGGACCTCCCTGAACCCTGGAACTACAGAAAACCTCAACGGATTGTTTTTCTTCAATAACAACCTTGGCTATCTCGTTGGAGACAAAGGATTTTTGGCAAGAACTGCAGATGGGGGTGTAAACTGGGAAAAAGTTGATCTGGGTACTAACACTGTTAATTTTCAAAGACTGGCATTTTTCGATCAGGAATCTGGAATTCTCATAGGGAGCAACGGATATGTCAGCATCCTTGAAAATGAGGTTTGGAGGCAGATTCCTCTTCCAAGCACGGTAAGATTTACAGATATCTCTATTTTGGATGAAACGAGCGCAGTAATCGTGGGTCAATCAGGTACGGCTTTTAAAACAACGGATAAAGGATCAACCTGGGCTTCTCTAAACCTGCCATTTTCAGAAAATTTGAGTGCAGTAGAATTCTTAGATGAAGAAGTGGGATTCATTGCAGGGGAACGAGGACTTATTTCCCAAACCAAAGATGGCGGGGTTTCATGGGAAAAATTTATAACAGCTACTTTTCAGGACTTTTCAGGGCTTAGTTTTGGAACCCTAAGCAATGGTTTTGCGGTAGGTGAGAATGGTACATTTTTCACGTACGACTGCCAGGTTCCTGAACAGCCCACACTCATATTTGGTGAAAGCAATGTTTGTTTGAGTACACAGACCTACACGGTTCAGGAAGTGCTTGGCCTCGATATGGAATTTGAGTGGAGGGTAGACGGAGGAAGGATCATTGAAGGACAAGGAACAAGCAGGATTGTGGTAGAATGGGAAATTCCTGGAAGAAATGCAGTATTAGTAAGAGGCAAAAATTTCTGCGGAAACAGTGGCACTACCGGGCTTGAGGTAATCGTATCTACCACACCGAGACAAATCAACACCATTTTAGGAGAAGGGGCAGTTTGTATTGGAACTTCTGAGGCTTACTCAGTCGATGCTGTTTTGGGAACAGTCTTTGTATGGGAGGTTAACGGAGGGAATATCCTTGAAGGACAGGGAACCAACAGGATCCTGGTTCAGTGGAGCAATACCGGTAACAGAACAGTAAGAGTCACTCCTAATAACCCTTGCGGAACAGGGCCTTCCACCACAAAAGAAATTCTGGTAACAACTCCTCCTGCCCAGCCATCTCCAATCTCAGGTCCTGAACGGGTTGGTTTAACGGAAGAAATCTATAGCGTCAACAATGTTCCTGAAGTGAATTTCCAATGGACCATCAGTGGTCAGGGGGGAAGAATAATTTCCGGTCAGGGTACCCATAGGGTCACCATCAGATGGGAAAGAGAAGGTGATTTTACGCTCAAGGTAACTCCAATGAATGGATGCAACGAAGGAGAAGCTTCTGAAATTTCCGTGAATGTAAATATCATCACTTCCATCGAAAGGGAAAGAGAAGGAATTCATAAAATCAATATTTACCCAAATCCATCACAAGGTGATTTTACTTTGGACCTTGCCGGAACAGGTCATGTACAGCAAATACGTATCATCAATGCATACGGACAAGAATTGAATAGTGTAAGACCCGAAAATGGATTGAATCAGTACCAGTTTAGAAACCTTCCTAAAGGGCTTTACACTGTACTTATTCAGACAAGGGAAAAAGAATATGCCCATAAGGTATTGGTAAGGTAA
- a CDS encoding Tll0287-like domain-containing protein has product MRKKIVIILSAFVFVACGTNERVSREVFEEVNKSMEIKKVNEADLIREALKWGNEISQEAQEQLIAALQNAIAEKGVPGAIEFCNEQAFPILEEVSKKYNVSIRRASNDFRNPKDKPLDYEEMILDAFEYNLENELQVEPNIQKLEGGEVLHYAKVIQIPGALCLNCHGNPETEISTETKEKLKKLYPDDRATGHKIGDLRGIWSIKMPKKEVVKRM; this is encoded by the coding sequence ATGAGAAAAAAAATTGTAATTATTTTATCTGCATTTGTTTTCGTGGCATGTGGGACCAATGAAAGGGTAAGTAGGGAGGTTTTTGAAGAGGTCAATAAGAGCATGGAAATAAAGAAAGTAAATGAGGCAGATTTGATCAGAGAAGCTTTGAAATGGGGAAATGAAATTTCCCAGGAAGCTCAGGAACAATTGATTGCTGCCTTGCAAAATGCCATTGCGGAGAAAGGAGTTCCCGGAGCTATAGAATTTTGTAATGAACAGGCTTTCCCCATTCTGGAAGAAGTTAGCAAAAAGTATAACGTGAGTATACGGAGGGCTTCCAATGATTTTAGAAACCCGAAAGACAAGCCCTTGGATTATGAAGAAATGATCCTGGATGCATTTGAATACAATCTTGAAAATGAGCTGCAGGTCGAACCCAATATTCAGAAACTGGAAGGGGGAGAGGTCCTTCACTATGCAAAAGTGATTCAGATACCGGGTGCACTTTGTCTCAATTGCCATGGAAATCCTGAAACTGAAATCAGTACCGAAACCAAAGAAAAACTGAAAAAACTCTATCCTGATGATAGGGCTACCGGCCATAAAATCGGTGATTTGAGAGGAATATGGAGTATTAAAATGCCCAAAAAAGAAGTTGTAAAAAGAATGTAA